Sequence from the Amaranthus tricolor cultivar Red isolate AtriRed21 chromosome 1, ASM2621246v1, whole genome shotgun sequence genome:
ACTACCCCATTCTACTGAAAATgtccaatttatttttttacgttATCTaatgtacttatttaatttttaatatcttttgttatacataacaaaatattataaataatctttacattaatttaaatcaaacaaaatctcactaaatttttaatttatagtttaaaaaacatatataaattaagaataacaagTAAACAAAACAATTTTTAGTGAAGTGAAGagaatatttgatattttatcatccttataaaaagtaaatggggCTAAATACTTGAGGAGTGTAAATGAGTCTCAACTACTGTGTCTGCGATTACAatacaaaaatgcttaaatgaatttttttttcttacactaactataattgtataatataaaattacttGTAAAATTCTAGACTACgattcttattttctctctctGTTGATCTCAGTAATTCACGAAAGATCCAAGTTATTaccttttgattttgtttataatcAATTTAGTACAACCTCGCTTCTGTTTCTGTCAGCTTTGGATCTGCAGTTTCTTAAAGGTATTttataacatataaaaatttgtgctTTGCTGTTGTTTATAGCATTGAAAAAGCTGACTTGAAGCTTGATTAATGGTTGGGATTTGGGCagatttattttgtattaattgatTGCTTTCGATTTGAAATTTTGGAATAATTTATTGTTGTTggaatttcttaaaattttcaagGTGGGCAGATACTAAGTTGAATTCTTTTAATTTGAATTGCAGGGTTATGCTCCAACAttggttataattttaattggCTGATACTCAAATTAAGGTTGGATCTTGTGTAATTTATTGTAAAAAATTTGTGGGTTGTTTGTGAATATTAAGAAATTGCTAGGAAATGAGTTGAGTGTTGTTGGGGGTGAGATAAGTTGTGGGTGTTGTTATAATGGAGAATCTTAGTACTTCAAAAGATGGGGTTTCTGAACCTGATCTTGAAATGGGTGGTGGTTATGATAACTTAGAATTAAGTGGAGTTGAAACAATTGAAAACTATAAGATGAAGCAATCATACAATAATAATGGAGAgtctaaatatgaaaatatGGTAGCTACGAGTATTGGGAATGAGTTAGAAGATGTGAAATCAATGGTAGTGGAAGTGGAGGTGTCTGAGAAGAAGGTAGTTAAAGAGAGGCCAAAAGCTATGAGTGCTAAGAAACCCCCAAAACCACCACGCCCACCTAGAGGTTTGTCATTGGATTCAGCTGATCAGAAGTTGATTAGAGAACTTCATCAACTTGCTAAGCTTAAACGTGCTCGTGTCGAGCGTATGAAAGCTTTGAAGAAGGCTAAAGAAGCTAAGCTTGCTTCTTCTAAAAATCAGTTGTTTGCAACTTTGCTCACTGTTTTGTTCTGCCTAGTTGTGCTTCttcaaggtaatttttattGCCTAGTCTTGTGGTATATGTTCGAGTCTTTCCTTGTGGATGTTTATTCAACATTTCATTTCATTACCTCAAGTAGCATTCGCCTAGTATCCCTCTTAGGCGAGACTAAGGGGTCGGATTAGTGTAACTCTTTTTTTCATTCTCAATTGACGAGGAAATTAGCAAATTATGAGACAATGTTTCGGATGATGCAAGAATTACCTTTTCAAATACCAAGATGTTGTTTCCAATTGCCTAATAATTGCAAACATCATATTTGAccttattttcttttatctgATTTGCTAGTGTGCTGCAATGAGGGGACTGTTTTATTCTTTTTGAGATGGTTTAGTGGCTTAGTCTTATTTTCTGTTTTCTATCTACCTTCAAATCTCATTTTCGTGCTCTATTTATTCTAATGGTTGTCTTTGATCATATATGTATCTCATCTTCTTGGCAATGTCTCGAAAAATTTATTTGGCCAAGAAGTATGGGAGTAAAGTGTTTCACCTTGATGAGCCTTATCTAAGGCTCATCTACTTAAGATTCCTCTTGTTTTATCAAAGAACTGGCGGCCCGTTtagttagtggtactaaatggtggtaatggaaataatttatagcgtaaaatttcattaaaagtttcatgtcattttcatggtaatgaaactttgatacAAATAAGTTTTTTATTATGAATTTCCATTACtgcctaataccacctctcccagtGGTAATGaattgaaatgaaaattatgaagaaaataaaataattgaaattgaaCAAGCATGACCATGAAGGTAGTAAGAGatttttaaactaaaattacactagtttgcATTCCTAGTACCACCGTTTAATATGCCACCAACCAAACGTTCCGTGAGTCTATAAGATGTTATCTTAAATTCCTTGTGAAGGGAAAGTGGCGATTGGAAGATTTATCCATATTATCTAATACTTGTGCTGCCCaagctttgttttaattagatTAGGTGGCTTCTAACTAAATTGGTCTACCCACATAAATCAAATTGCAAAGTGGAGACTAAAATAATGCGATGTAATTTGGATGACGTGGAATACATGATCAACAATCTTTTGGTTAATAAATTGAAGAGTCTGCCAGAATTTCACATGAATTGAAGAGGCAGTTGAAGATAGTGTGTTATCCCTAAATTTGCAGGGATTTCATCTAGGACTAATCCAGCTGCAAGTTTCCAAGGATCACCTATCTCAACCGCAGTTACAGAACATAGTATCATATCTGTTCAGCACAACCCAATTTCCTCAGCAAGCTATGTTAATAAACCAAGTTCTGAATCTCCCAGGTATTGTCAAGTTCAGCAAATTGCCTCTGTTGATCTTACCGATCTTTGAACTAAAATTCTCGAATTATTGGATTCTTTGCAGATTAGTGGAGCAGTCTGCTGGGGTTGATATAGCAGAACAGGAAAGCAGAGCAGTAGGCTGAGTACCAGGATGGAGTCCTGAGAGTTCTCACGTTAGGTGCATCTGTTTTTTCTTCCGCTACTAAAGAATGTGTAAAAACTtccatactaataaaaaaaaagtaaatttaccaggaataatacaatcttttgcttattttcctataataataccaacttttgattaattatgaattataTCAACATAGGGGTGTGTTTTCCTAAAATATCCcttacatgttaaaaatcaaactgtaggagattatatgacaaaaaaaaattggtaacttagctaataaattaaagttggtattattttaggaaaaaaccCCCTAAGTTgggtattattataggaaaattaacgaaaggttgtattattcacggtaatttttccaaaaaaaaaaatagagttatcTGTTTTTGAGATGTACATAGGCGTTTCATAAGCATATATTATGTATTCCCCAGCTTCAGGGAGAAGTTAAACATCTTTCAATGAATAGAGAGTAATATTATCTTGCattttatgcaaatatttcaaATCACGTTCATCATTCGTGATATTATAGTGTTGGGAGTTGCTTATGTTCATTCTCTTTGCCTAGGTAGATAGGGAATAAAACTGAGCCCTTACACTTTGACTAGGTCTCAATGATAAAACAAACAGTTAGGTTAGTTACTCTGGATTGGATTTGTATGAGCTTTGTGAGTAATTGAATGTTGTGTTTCATCTCTTCTATGATAAAATCTAGATTCAAGATTCCagattttaatttatgatttactATAATTGATACCTCTTagtcattgatttttttttttttttttttttctgattttgtgtTTGTTTATAATATACCTGTTTATCTACATGGAATTCTCAATTTTTGTTTGCGTGATCTGGaaataaaaaactttatatactCGGTGGGTAGACTACCCAGGTGATATGTGTCATTGATTGGGAGGACGCATATGTGACATGACAAGATAATGTGTAATATAAATTGAAGGTAGGCATTAATGTTAATTGGGTGAATTTGAGAAGGCAATCGTTCAAATTTCAAACTCCATATTCAATATCTTAGTTTTGTTATTACTATGTCTTCATTTTTAGTTTAGTGTGTAAGAGAACCCACCTTCACCACCCTCTTCATCATTACCCCTCCCAAACACCACCACTCACTCCACTATGTACTAGAATGCAAACAAAACAGCTTCACCATCACTCTTTGTCCACCTTAAGATTTCATTAAGAGTGTAAATGAAGCCTACTTGGTCCATTTTCCATGATATTCACAAACAAATCCTAAATCTTCTCATATTCACAAAAACTATCATATAGTGAAGCTATAGAATAAGGGGATTATTAAACTttgccaccctttttattttattgccaCCCCTTATATATTAAACTTTCAAGATTGATCCTGGTTACTTTTCAGATCTTCAATCTCTAACATCTATTTAAAAACTTTCTCCGAACACTCATTAaactaaaacaagctaaaactaaaaatcaaattacaatGGCGAACGAAAATGACCATCAATATGATTGCGGAatcaatatgattgtgttaaaatataatacatGTTCACTTTTTTGCTATAACTTTCAATAGGAAAATCATATAATTACAATGTTTGAGGCATTCGAACCTAAACTTCatgatctttccaatgatatattatatgcccaattccgataaccgagcgagaaatgacgatcatttaaagtttgtttgtgctgaaatttgatacatgttcaatcttttgggcataactttttatagaaaaaccGTATTTATGCAACGTTTGCGTCATTTGAAACTAGACTTAAAGAGTTTTCCAATGACgtattatatgtccaattctGACAACCGAGTAAGAAATGACATCCGTTTAAAATTTGCAGTGATTTCTAACATTAAGTCACGCGCGATCGGACCGCTGTATGGTCGCGTAAAACGCGCGACTCCATCACGGTCCGATCGCGCATTTTACGCGACCTACCGCGGTACGGTCGCGCGCAACTGAATGTTGAAAATCACTtaaaactttaaacgatcgtcatttctcgctcaaTTGTCAGAATTTGGCATATAAtgtcattggaaagatcttgaagtctagtttctaatgctgCAAACTTtgcattaataaaatttttctataaaaggTTATGCCCAAAcgattgaacatgtatcaaatttcagcatatacaaattttaaacgatcgtcatttctcgcttgCTTATCGGagttgggcatataatatatcattggaaaatCTTGGAATCTAGTTCTATTGCTGCAAATATTGCAATAATGTGATTTTCCTTTCAAAAGTTTTGGCCAAAAGAGTgattatatatcaaatttcaacacaaaacgtgtaattaggtttattttccaattttaaaaaattattttctttatttgaaattaatattttttattttacattaattattattaatatatttagtttagtaataataatttttgattttataattaaaaataaatttaagagcattttagtaattttattaaaaaagattGGCGATATCATTAAAAGGATGACGAAGTTAAAGGATGGCGAAGTTAAAAGATTGGATAGCATAAATCTTAGTCTGTTTTCCATTTATAAATGGCATCTAacataattaagaaactaaaacTCAACCCAGAAGAATAAAAAATGTCTCAAATCATCATGAAATAGAAAATTAGAGAACATATACTAcccataaaaacaaaaatcccaaatcaataaaattaaggTTTCTCATAAAACTAGCCTTCAATTGCACACAAGAACAAGTTTCCATGATATCAAACATTAGAAGCAAGAAATAATTAGGAACTCACTAAAAATCAAGTTCTCAAACAGTCAAAAATGGTGGATAAAATAACGATATGATGATTTCTCTAACCATCAGCCAAAATAACCaaacaccaccaccaccaccaaacTGCCATCGCTACGGGCCAATTTCGATGGTAACTTTTGCTGATATTTGTGGTGATGAAAGTGAATACTAATTTTTTACTAGGAAGGGGAAGATGAAATGGGAAAGGGAAGGGGAATGGGATATACGTGTTCTTAGTTTTTAGTGttgaattttaactttaaaaaaattgattttaaaggtACGAACTTTAGTTAATTCGCTTTTAaaggtttattttttaaaggctCGAACTTTGAGGTACATTCGcatttaaaagtttttccaGTTTTAGTAACCTGAAATAACATGGTACCTTCTCCTTCcctttattttcttcatttgatttttctGCTCAACTATGTCTTCTTCcctttattttcttcatttgatttttctGCTCAGCTATGTCTTCTTCATTCCTCAACATTGGCATCTTCACCATTTATTCCTTCTAACCatttcttaaatatttgtaaatttaGTTAAATATTTACCTTGCATTTGAGAATTTAAACCCAAAAACTATAAATCCAGAAACTATAAATTATAAGCAAAGAATCTATAAATCCAGAAAccccattaaaataaaaaataaaaaaataaaaaagaaattaataagGTTACCTTGCATTTGAGATTGGAACAGTGCCATTAAAATCTATAGTGCAACTTTTAGTCAAAAATATTGGAAAATTCTTTGTTACAAAGTTGCAGGAAAGCCCAGGTATGTTTATCTCGAGCTTTTCTTTTAGGTTAATAATTTCGACCTTTATGAATCCAGATAAGTCAAACGGTTAGTGTTTAAATctctaaaaaattatataaaatcatGTATTGAATTGGAGTTTTTGATTTCTATCCCATAAGAAATTTCCAAAAATCCatcataatttttgatttataaactcattttaattttttgggttttattttttgagtttttcttaGTTGATTcgaaaattcatttcaatttaatttatgattaaaattcCCATGAAGAAGGAAGAAAATAGAAGGATGAAGATGTTCTTAATTTCACATAGGCTAGTTTGTTTCTCCCTTTTTCATAAAAGCAGAATGCAACAAAGATGAACCATatattagtggaaaaaaacctcatttgctacgattttttggccattatttgctgcggttttggccccaagcaatagtgaaaGCAACAAAtggcctactttaaatgctgcggttaaaaaccgcagcaaaaaagggcattatttgctgcggtaaACACAAatccgcagcaaataaagaggagtatttgctgcggtcagccccaaaaccacagcaaataagtggcattatttTCTACGGTTTTGAGtctgaccgcaacaaatactcctctttatatgctgcggttttgtgttgaccgcagtaaatacttggtatttttttttcttttttcgttttatactaataataatccaataataatgtacaatgtaataacaatgattaatccaataataatccaatgataataacaaataatcaccaataatctctttgtaataataaactctcgatcgtatatataatataatattatgtacgtacctatatatatatatatcaaggacaaaaattagcaagatacgcggcaatcttgtcttttaattcgcgcatctctccacttctcagagggcgtgtttccctcggaatgtcgtataaacctataatataatataaaattaaaagattaataaacattagattttaccaataataataatttaacaatgtaacaaatacttacagcatctatattttcgactccaaaatccttcacggattttataatatcgtccatgtacttcagcgtgtagtagccgcaatcaacggaagtagaaggttgttgaaagcactaagagaaaatagatgttagtgccaaaaaagcttaaaaactcataaaatcactacttaatacgtaatttctagcataagactatgattttcaattctaaccacttcaacccaataatatataccaaatagtgttgtgtgccaagttgcgtgcagaacaaaccaatttgagctcttttatgcgcaaaagtggcaaaaacgcttaaaaacccttaaaatcgctacttaacacttaatatctagcgtatgactatgattttcaattctaaccacttcaacacaataatatataccaaatagttttgtgcgccatgtttcgcgcagaacaaaccaagaataagctactttatgcgcaaaaagtggcaaaaacgcttaaaaacccttaaaattgcaacttaacacttaatatctagcatatgactatggttttcaattctaactacttcaacacaataatatataccaaatagtgttgtgtcccaagtttcgtgcaaaacaaaccaagtttgagctactttatgcgcaaaagtggcaaaaacgcttaaaaacccttaaaatcgcaacttaacacgtaatttctagcatatgactatgattttcaattctaaccacttcaacacaataatatataccaaatagtgttgtgtgccaagtttcgtgcaaaacaaactaagtttgagctactttatgcgcaaaattggcaaaaacgcttaaaaacccttaaaatcgcaacttaatacgtaatttctagcatatgacaatgattttaaattctaaccacttcaacacaataatatgtaccaaataatgttgtgtg
This genomic interval carries:
- the LOC130822532 gene encoding uncharacterized protein LOC130822532, which gives rise to MENLSTSKDGVSEPDLEMGGGYDNLELSGVETIENYKMKQSYNNNGESKYENMVATSIGNELEDVKSMVVEVEVSEKKVVKERPKAMSAKKPPKPPRPPRGLSLDSADQKLIRELHQLAKLKRARVERMKALKKAKEAKLASSKNQLFATLLTVLFCLVVLLQGISSRTNPAASFQGSPISTAVTEHSIISVQHNPISSASYVNKPSSESPRLVEQSAGVDIAEQESRAVG